In the Methylophilus sp. 5 genome, one interval contains:
- a CDS encoding circularly permuted type 2 ATP-grasp protein: MTQSAKKFFDEMQGYGGNVRAIYQAYNRWLSDVPTQQLAAKRAEAEVLFRRVGITFNVYGEEDGAERLIPFDVIPRMISASEWAHLAKGAVQRVRALNMFLHDIYHEQEIIKAGIVPHSILTNSQYRPEMVGVTVPNQVYAHVAGIDLVRTSESQFYVLEDNLRTPSGVSYMLEDRKMMMRLFPDLFKKYPIAPVEHYPHVLLNNLRSVAQTGVTDPTVVLLSPGAYNSAYFEHAFLAQQMGIELVEGQDLFVRNNAVYMRTTQGPQRVDVIYRRIDDDFLDPLVFKPDSLLGVPGLLSVYRNGGVTLANAVGTGVADDKATYVYVPEMIKFYLGESPILQNVPTYQLSKEDDLAYVLDHLPELVVKEVQGSGGYGMLVGPTASKQEIEEFRLRIVSKPSNYIAQPTLALSTCPTLVEQGIAPRHVDLRPFVLSGKTVSVVPGGLSRVALKEGSLVVNSSQGGGTKDTWVLERDDISVETSQSQMAAQQVNQEAVIC, encoded by the coding sequence ATGACGCAATCCGCCAAAAAGTTTTTTGATGAAATGCAGGGCTATGGGGGCAATGTCCGGGCCATCTACCAAGCGTATAACCGCTGGTTAAGTGATGTACCCACACAACAGCTGGCAGCCAAGCGCGCCGAAGCTGAAGTGTTGTTTCGCCGCGTGGGTATTACCTTTAACGTCTATGGTGAAGAAGATGGTGCCGAGCGCCTGATTCCATTTGATGTGATTCCACGCATGATTTCAGCCAGTGAATGGGCGCATTTGGCCAAAGGCGCGGTACAACGTGTGCGCGCACTCAATATGTTTTTGCATGATATTTATCATGAGCAGGAAATCATCAAAGCTGGCATTGTGCCGCACAGCATTTTAACCAACTCGCAATACCGGCCAGAAATGGTGGGCGTGACGGTGCCTAACCAGGTCTACGCGCATGTGGCAGGCATCGACCTGGTGCGCACCAGTGAATCGCAGTTTTATGTGCTGGAAGATAATTTGCGCACACCATCAGGCGTGTCTTACATGCTGGAAGACCGCAAAATGATGATGCGGCTGTTCCCGGATTTATTTAAAAAATATCCGATTGCGCCGGTCGAACATTACCCGCATGTGTTGCTCAATAATTTGCGCTCGGTGGCACAAACCGGTGTCACTGACCCGACCGTGGTGTTACTTTCACCCGGTGCTTATAACAGCGCCTACTTTGAACATGCCTTCCTCGCCCAGCAAATGGGTATCGAGCTGGTGGAAGGCCAGGATTTGTTTGTCCGCAATAACGCCGTCTACATGCGCACCACGCAAGGCCCGCAAAGGGTGGACGTGATTTACCGCCGCATCGACGACGACTTCCTTGACCCTCTGGTGTTCAAGCCCGACTCCCTGTTGGGCGTGCCAGGTCTGCTCTCCGTCTACCGCAATGGTGGCGTCACGTTAGCCAACGCCGTAGGCACCGGCGTAGCTGATGATAAGGCGACGTATGTTTACGTGCCGGAGATGATTAAGTTCTATCTGGGTGAATCTCCCATCCTGCAGAACGTGCCTACGTATCAACTCAGCAAGGAAGATGATCTAGCCTACGTGCTGGATCATCTGCCCGAGCTGGTCGTAAAAGAGGTGCAAGGCTCCGGCGGCTACGGCATGCTGGTGGGCCCGACTGCCAGCAAGCAGGAAATCGAAGAGTTCAGGTTACGCATCGTTTCCAAGCCATCTAATTATATTGCGCAACCAACACTGGCACTGTCTACCTGCCCGACGCTGGTCGAACAAGGCATTGCGCCGCGGCATGTTGATTTACGCCCGTTTGTGCTGTCTGGCAAAACGGTCAGCGTGGTGCCAGGCGGCTTGTCGCGCGTGGCCCTCAAAGAGGGCTCATTGGTGGTCAACTCCTCACAAGGCGGCGGCACCAAAGATACCTGGGTACTGGAACGCGATGACATCAGTGTAGAAACTTCGCAGTCGCAAATGGCTGCCCAACAAGTGAATCAAGAGGCCGTG